Genomic window (Chitinophagales bacterium):
AAAAGCACTTCGTTGCGTGGCGGAGCAGCAGGTGCGGCAGGTGCAGCTTCTTCTTTTTTCTTAGCTGAATTTATGCCTTTAATAATTAGGAATAGTACAAATGCTACTACAATAAAATTGATTATTGCCGATAGAAACACGCCATATCGAACCGTACCAAAGAGCATGAGCTCCTCTAACTTGCTCAATTTAGCAGCATCTAAGGCTGGCTTTAATAGTAACGGGGTTAATACGTCTTCTATAAACGAACTAACTATTTTACCAAAGGCACCTCCTATAACTACACCTATCGCAAGGTCAATTACATTGCCACGCATGGCAAACTCTTTAAATTCTTTTAGGAAACTCATGTGTTTAATTTTAGTGAACTATATTGTTTCAAATAAATAAAAACTATTTCATGTTATGAAATACTAAACTTACATCATCGTCTTCTTCCAGCTTTTCTATTAGTTTGATTACTTCTTCGGCCTGCTCATCTGTTAAACCTTCTTTATAGAAATCAGGAATTTTTTCGTAGGTGGCTTCAATTATTTCTATGTTCATTTCTTCGAGCTTTTTTGCCATAGAACCAAAATCTGTAAAATCTGCATAAGCCAAAACAGTATCTTCACTTACCTGCAAATCTGTAAGTCCGGCATCTATCAATTCTAACTCCAACTCTTCGGCATTAAACTTACCTAGTGCAAATTTAAAAAGAGCCAATTTTTTAAACATATAGCTTACCGAGCCCTGTGTGCCCAAAGATCCATTTAGTTTATTGAAATAGGAACGCACGTTGGCAACTGTTCTGGTGGGGTTATCGGTTTGCGTATCTACAACCACAGCCACTCCGTGGGCTGCGTAGCCTTCGTAAGTAACTTCTTCGTAACTGGCGGTGTCTTTTGCCGATGCTTTTTTAATGGCATTTTCTACACGGTCTTTAGGCATGTTAGCACCTTTGGCATTTTGCATTGCCTGCCTTAAACGCGCATTAGTTTCGGGATTGGGACCTCCTTCTTTTACTGCTATGGCTATATCCTTTCCAATTCTTGTGAAGGCCTTTGCCATTGCCCCCCAACGCTTAAATTTTCTTTCTTTACGGTATTCAAACGCGCGACCCATGTGTTGTTAATTTTATTGAGCGAAAATAATTTTATGATTGGTGATTACAACTCTTCATT
Coding sequences:
- the mscL gene encoding large conductance mechanosensitive channel protein MscL, whose translation is MSFLKEFKEFAMRGNVIDLAIGVVIGGAFGKIVSSFIEDVLTPLLLKPALDAAKLSKLEELMLFGTVRYGVFLSAIINFIVVAFVLFLIIKGINSAKKKEEAAPAAPAAPPRNEVLLEEIRDLLKNK
- a CDS encoding YebC/PmpR family DNA-binding transcriptional regulator, which translates into the protein MGRAFEYRKERKFKRWGAMAKAFTRIGKDIAIAVKEGGPNPETNARLRQAMQNAKGANMPKDRVENAIKKASAKDTASYEEVTYEGYAAHGVAVVVDTQTDNPTRTVANVRSYFNKLNGSLGTQGSVSYMFKKLALFKFALGKFNAEELELELIDAGLTDLQVSEDTVLAYADFTDFGSMAKKLEEMNIEIIEATYEKIPDFYKEGLTDEQAEEVIKLIEKLEEDDDVSLVFHNMK